The proteins below are encoded in one region of Agelaius phoeniceus isolate bAgePho1 chromosome 33, bAgePho1.hap1, whole genome shotgun sequence:
- the LOC129134431 gene encoding uncharacterized protein LOC129134431: MMAAGRGPGSEDGAFEEEEEEEEEEEEEEEEEEEEEEEEEAAGAPPAPPEDDDGESEEATSVTSSGDSGGAPSPPANGCAGSRTRPLGAEPRPFPEPPCGGGASPEASGTAPTGGGVASASGGPVTTPTGGGDWHRCPECGRGFGTSRALKVHRSYHVGRKRPLPPPPPRPAPSAGPAPALPEPLPRPVQVPLHLRRVRPRLRGPRRPRRPSVPPEPPPTAPPLPHQHQHPPGPLPPTPAPPRPSPAKPRPAQPRPAEPRPFPLHRVRRGLRPRGRAARALHAARQGGALGHAHLGGTRPLRGGHAHCEGDTPTGVGDTPTPLPVWPNGGGGRRRRRRRRCRQQEVMSWMEGVAWLIF; this comes from the exons ATGATGGCGGCCGGGCGGGGCCCGGGGAGCGAGGACGGAGCCttcgaggaggaggaggaagaggaagaggaggaagaggaggaagaggaggaggaggaagaggaggaggaggaggaagaagcggCCGGCG cgccgccggccccgcccgaGGACGACGACGGCGAATCAGAGGAGGCCACGTCGGTGACGTCATCGGGGGACAGCGGCGGCGCCCCCTCCCCCCCCGCCAACGGCTGCGCAG GTTCCCGGACCCGCCCATTGGGGGCGGAGCCTCGGCCCTTCCCGGAGCCGCCCTGCGGGGGAGGGGCCTCCCCGGAAGCCTCCGGAACCGCTCCCACCGGAGGGGGCGTGGCCTCCGCCAGCGGCGGCCCCGTGACCACGCCCACGGGGGGCGGGGATTGGCACCGCTGCCCCGAGTGTGGGCGTGGCTTCGGCACCTCGCGGGCGCTCAAGGTCCACCGCAGTTACCACGTGGGCCGGAAGAGgcccctccccccgccccccccacgccccgccccctccgccggccccgcccccgcgctCCCAGAGCCCCTCCCCCGCCCCGTTCAAGTTCCATTACATCTGCGCCGAGTGCGGCCTCGGCTTCGTGGCCCCCGGCGCCCTCGGCGCCCATCGGTGCCACCGGAGCCGCCGCCGACAgcgccgcccctcccccaccaaCACCAACACCCCCCGGGgcccctcccccccacccccgcgccgccccgcccctcccccgcCAAGCCCCgccccgcccagccccgccCCGCGGAGCCCCGCCCCTTTCCGCTGCACCGAGTGCGCCGGGGCCTTCGGCCTCGTGGCCGAGCTGCACGAGCACTACATGCTGCACGCCAGGGGGGAGCTCTAGGACACGCCCACCTCGGGGGGACACGCCCACTGCGGGGGGGACACGCCCACTGCGAGGGGGACACGCCCACTGGGGTTGGGGACACGCCCACCCCACTCCCGGTGTGGCCCAAtggggggggagggaggaggaggaggaggaggaggcggtgTCGGCAACAGGAAGTGATGTCATGGATGGAGGGCGTGGCCtggttgattttttaa
- the ZNF576 gene encoding zinc finger protein 576: MAQPPELAPPPSELAPPPSARPSPHPEEEEEEEGGGGGAWSPPGSGGAAYLPGSQHCPRCLITFPDAVFAARHAKRQHPRDFALGLRGSLFVCFVCARPFGSSPALLRHQRGHAHRGAEPREAAPTAAAASRKATPPAPLECRECGRGFAREGALHRHYIRHARGEL; encoded by the exons atGGCGCAGCCCCCGGAATTGGCCCCGCCCCCCTCGGAGTTGGCCCCGCCCCCTTCGGCGCGCCCCTCCCCTCaccctgaggaggaggaggaggaggaaggaggggggggaggggccTGGAGCCCCCCCGGGAGCGGAGGAGCCGCCT ACCTGCccggctcccagcactgccccaggtgTTTGATCACGTTCCCCGACGCCGTTTTCGCCGCCCGCCACGCCAAGCGCCAGCACCCGCGCGATTTCgccctgggcctgcgggggtCGCTCTTCGTCTGCTTCGTCTGCGCCCGCCCCTTCGGCTCCTCCCCGGCGCTGCTGCGCCACCAGCGCGGCCACGCCCACAGGGGGGCGGAGCCCAGGGAGGCCGCgcccaccgccgccgccgccagcaGGAAAGCCACGCCCCCAGCGCCGCTGGAGTGCCGGGAGTGTGGGCGGGGCTTCGCCCGGGAGGGGGCGTTGCACCGGCACTACATCCGCCATGCCAGGGGCGAGCTCTGA